A window from Primulina huaijiensis isolate GDHJ02 chromosome 13, ASM1229523v2, whole genome shotgun sequence encodes these proteins:
- the LOC140991756 gene encoding 1-aminocyclopropane-1-carboxylate oxidase homolog 12-like, which produces MGTDHVSDYDWEKEVEDFEKTKAGVKGLVDSGIQKIPRFFISPPESLLSRTDNSGELQLQIPVIDFEGIEKGGARRKMIVDEIRKASESWGFFQMVNHGVPLCVLKAILESTRRFHEQPAEAKMDLYSSDSRRKVRFYNINGHFRESDVAGWRDAFSCTCEDDIVEPEAIPLVCRSEVIEYLKYMINLRDLLSELFSEALGLSKDLLNQIQCMKSEYLTCLYYPACPEPDRTFGTVKHSDPTVLTIVVQDSSGGLQIHHENNWVDVPPIEGALIANVGDLLQLITNDKFKSVEHRVLARLVGTRVSAACFFFPSSEQMLKAYGPIKELLSKENPPLYREVCYLDFVTTQYQKNVRDGSLALSSFKL; this is translated from the exons atgggaaCTGATCATGTTAGTGATTATGATTGGGAGAAAGAAGTGGAGGACTTCGAGAAAACGAAAGCAGGTGTTAAAGGACTAGTAGATTCTGGCATCCAAAAGATCCCAAGATTCTTCATTAGCCCACCAGAGAGTTTGCTTAGTAGAACTGATAATAGTGGTGAACTTCAACTTCAGATTCCGGTGATAGATTTTGAAGGAATAGAGAAAGGGGGTGCTCGACGGAAAATGATTGTTGATGAGATTCGTAAAGCTTCAGAATCTTGGGGATTCTTCCAAATGGTCAACCATGGAGTCCCATTATGTGTGCTGAAAGCTATACTAGAAAGCACTAGGAGATTCCACGAGCAACCAGCGGAAGCAAAGATGGACCTTTATTCTTCAGATTCTAGGAGAAAAGTTAGGTTCTATAATATAAATGGACATTTCAGAGAATCAGACGTAGCAGGCTGGAGGGATGCATTTTCTTGCACTTGTGAAGATGATATCGTGGAACCTGAGGCTATTCCATTAGTTTGCAG GAGCGAAGTCATCGAGTACCTGAAATACATGATCAATCTGAGAGATCTTTTGTCTGAATTATTCTCAGAGGCACTAGGTCTAAGCAAAGATTTGTTGAACCAGATACAATGCATGAAAAGTGAATATTTAACATGCCTATACTATCCAGCTTGCCCCGAACCTGACAGGACGTTTGGCACGGTTAAGCATTCGGATCCCACGGTTCTCACCATAGTAGTACAGGATTCAAGTGGAGGACTCCAGATTCATCATGAAAATAACTGGGTTGATGTTCCTCCAATTGAAGGGGCTTTAATAGCCAACGTTGGAGATCTTCTACAG CTTATCACCAATGATAAATTCAAGAGCGTGGAGCATAGAGTATTGGCTAGATTAGTCGGGACTCGTGTATCCGCTGCTTGCTTCTTTTTTCCAAGTTCTGAGCAAATGCTAAAGGCTTATGGACCCATAAAAGAGCTTCTATCCAAAGAAAATCCTCCACTATACCGAGAAGTATGTTATCTTGATTTTGTTACTACTCAGTATCAGAAAAATGTAAGAGATGGTAGCCTAGCCCTTTCCAGTTTCAAGTTATAA